The Synechococcus sp. WH 8016 genome contains the following window.
GCAAGGAAGCCGATCATCTGCAAGCCAAAGACACCGCCATAGGCTCCGAACATATCGCCACCATTCCATGTTTTAAACAGCGTGAGAAGACCACCACCACTGATCGTGGCAAATCCCCGGGAGTAGGCATACAACGCCCCCCAGATTCCAAGCAATAATCCAACCCTTCCTGGCTCCACAAAGCTAAACATCAACGTGAAGCTTGCATGAATGCAGATTCCAAGCGACACACCGAAAAGAGTTAATGAAACATACAAACATTCAAACGACTGCCATGGCGCCGACAACAACATCAGAGCGAGGGAAATCGAAGCAAAAACTGCCCCAAACTGGGCTGTACGAATGTTGCCAATCCTGTGGACTAACTGAAAACCACTGAGGCCAAGTCCAACAAAAAAGCCCACTGCCAAAAAGGCATTCAGTGCCGTTGTGGCACAGATACTCATGTCAAAGACGGCAGCGCCATAGGGCTCAAGCACCGCGTCATTGAGAAACATGCTGAAGGTGAACAGGCACAAAGCACCGGTAAATCGTCCGAACTGAGGAATCGATCGCAAACGACCAAGCAATTGAAGCAACGTCAGGGATTCACGCCCGTCCCTGGAGTTGCCTGCCACATCCTGATCGCCCCCCTCTAGAGATTCGCTTGCCTGATTTGGCAGATCACGTCGCTCCAAACCAAAGACTGACAACACACCAAGACCAAACAACAGCAGGGGAGTCACCACAATCAGCCGTTCGAGTCCAGCGATGACGGCAGCTTGACCGGCCTCCAAACCACAGGCTGCACCAAAGATCCGATTCACAAGAGCGGTTCCTAACAGAACCCCAAGCAGCCGCATGCCCCAAACCACAGACAACACACGGGGACGCTCGCGGTCCGTCGTGAGATCAACGATCAGAGCAGAGAAGGCCGTTCCCCCCGCCGCAACGGCTGTACCGATGGCGATGGAAATCAAGGTGAGAAGTCCCATCCAGGCAGCAAAGAAAGGCTGCTCTGCTGAGGGCATGGTTCTGGCGAGTTGCAGCACCACCCATCCCGCGCCTCCAAACAGCAACGACAAGGCAAGCGAACTCAGCACGATGAAGGGGGTTCGCCGCAATCGCCCCGGAGGGATTCGATCCGAACGATCACCGAACCAAGCCCGGCTGAACCCCATCAGTTGCTGAGCTCCGAAGGCCAGAGCCGTCAATGCAGCAGAGACGCCTATCTCAGTGATCAGGAGACGATTCAGGAGTCCAAGAATGAGAACCCCGAGGATTCCAAGGCTGAGCTGAAACAAGCCCAGACGCACACCTAGACGTACAACACGCACAACTGACAAGGGCTTGAGCCAATCCATCCATTCACCGAGATGGTACGCAAAGCGCAAAGGACGGCTTGGCAGCGTGCGCCCATGCGCTTGTTCTGGCGCCAGAATGCTTCTATGACTTCCCTTCTGCCCGCGCGACTCTCGCCACTGCTTGTTGGCTTAGCGATCCTGGCGCCCAGTGCGGTTCGCGCACAATTGAAATACGTAGCGTTTCCCACCAAGGATGAATTGAGGTCCCTGCAGCTACTGGCCTACGCCTGCTCACGGGAAAACACGGTGGACACCTGTACGCGCACGCGTGAAATCGCCAACCCACTGATGGACCATCCACGCCTTCCAGCAGCCTGCAAAGACACGGTGTGGGAGCTGATGCAAGAAGCCAAGCCAGCCGCAACCAACAGCTCTCAACGCCGCGACAGCATTGACAGTCCCGCACGCCGGCTCACCGTGGTCTGTGCTGATCCTGAAAAACCCAGCAAACCAAGCAATCCATCTTCAGGAGGTTCTCCAGCCAATCAGACGTGAAGCAGGATTGGCGCCCTGAGCAAGGGATGCTCACGAAGCGCATAGACAAAGTCAGGCTCTTTGTTCAGAGGCCGGTCAACCGAGCTTCCTATCAATAGCTGTGATAACTGGTCTGATCGAGAGCCATGAACCCCCATCAACAGGCTTAGGTTTTGGGGAACGATGCTGCCTCGTCATGACCCCTTCAATGCCGACGGAACCCACCCAGCGGCAGGTGCAACTCGAGGCGCCTTTCACCGACCAAAAGCCAGGCACCTCTGGTCTGCGCAAAAGCAGCCAACAGTTTGAACAGCCCCACTACTTAGAGAGTTTCATCGAAGCCTCCTTCCGTACCCTCCCGGGAATGAAGGGCGGAACCCTGGTGCTCGGTGGAGATGGTCGCTATGGGAACCTCCGCGCCATCGATGTGATCCTGCGCATGGGTGCGGCCCACGGATTGCAGAAAGTGATTGTCACCACAGGCGGCATCCTCTCCACGCCTGCCGCTTCAAACCTCATTCGACAACGTCAAGCCATCGGCGGGATCATCCTTTCCGCCAGCCACAACCCCGGTGGCCCTGATGGTGACTTCGGCGTCAAGGTGAACGGAGCCAACGGCGGCCCCACGCCTGCGTCCTTTACGGATGCGGTCTACGACTGCAGCAAAACCCTCACGGGGTATTCGATCGTGGAGGCTCCTGCCATCAGCCTTCAGGCGCCAGGACAGCACAGCATCGGTGAGATGCAGGTCGAGGTCATCGATGGCGTCGATGACTTCGTAGCGTTGATGAGGACATTGTTTGACTTCGAGAGCATTAGCGCTCTGATTCGCAACGACTTCCCCTTGGCCTTTGATGCCATGCATGCGGTCACGGGCCCCTATGCCAAAAAATTGCTGGAAGAGGTCTTAGGAGCACCGGCTGGCAGCGTCCGCAATGGGACGCCCTTGGAAGATTTTGGAGGCGGGCATCCCGATCCCAACCTCACCTACGCCCATGAACTCGCCGACCTCCTGATGGACGGTGATGCCTATCAATTCGGTGCTGCGTGTGATGGCGATGGCGACCGCAACATGATTCTGGGCAAGCGTTGCTTTGTGAACCCAAGCGACAGCCTGGCCGTCCTAACGGCCAACGCCACCCTTGCCCCTGGCTATGCCTCAGGCCTCGCGGGGGTTGCACGGTCCATGCCCACCAGTGCTGCCGTGGATGTGGTGGCCAAGGAGCTGGGAATCAAATGCTTTGAGACGCCGACCGGCTGGAAATTCTTCGGGAACCTTCTCGATGCTGGCGACATCACGCTCTGCGGCGAAGAAAGCTTCGGAACAGGCAGCAACCACGTGCGCGAAAAAGATGGGCTATGGGCCGTCCTGTTTTGGCTCCAGATTTTGGCGAAGCGACGCTGCAGTGTCGCCGAGATCATGAGCGAACACTGGAACCGTTACGGGCGTCACTATTACTCGCGCCATGACTACGAAGCCGTTGCAAGCGAGGGAGCACATGGGCTTTATGACCGCCTGGAAGCCATGCTTCCAAATCTCATCGGTCAACCTTTCGCGGGTCGAACCATCAGTGCCGCTGACAACTTCAGCTACACCGATCCCGTCGACCAATCCGTCACCAAAGGGCAGGGGCTGCGCATCCTGCTGGACGATGGAAGCCGGGTGGTGCTGCGCCTCTCTGGCACAGGGACCAAGGGAGCCACATTGAGGGTGTATCTCGAGAGCTACGTCCCCACCACAGGTGACCTCGCTCAGGATCCCCAAGTCGCACTAGGCGACATGATCCAAGCCATCAATCAGCTCGCTGAGATCACAGAACGCACCGGCATGGAGCGCCCAACCGTGATTACCTGATGGAGATCAGGCGTAGGTTATTTCTTCTGTGACCCACGCCTGCCTCGATGGGCATTGGGATGGCGATACACGGGATCAACAGCTTCTTCCTGGAGTTGACGGGTGGATTCAATGGCAAAACCAGCAAGTCCAGAGGATGCAATCACCATTAAGTAGAACAATCGCAGCCTGGTGAGATCAATCTCAGCCGGGGTGTTCTCAATTAAAACCTTCAAGAAATAGGCAATTGCACAGCCGATCGCGAGTCCAATCGCCATTGCCACCAACACTCTTGAACCACTAAATGTCTTTTTGGTCATGAGTTCAGCTGAGGATCAGAAGCAGGCTTGGCATCGGCCTGACCTAGAAGCGATTTCATCACCACATAGAACACAGGAACAACCAAAGTGGAAAGGAAGGTTGCCACCAAGAGACCACCAAACACCACCAAACCCAAGGAAGATTGACTTTGTGCTCCAGCTCCACTTGCCAACATCAAGGGCAAAAATCCTGTGAGGGAAGAAATCGCTGTCATCAAAATCGGTCTTAAGCGCGATTGAGCAGCAAAGCGAGCAGCTTCAAGGGCCGAAGTGCCCTCAGCCATTTTTTGGTTTGCGAGATCCACAATCAAAATCGCATTACCACCGGCCAAGCCGATGAGCATCACCAAACCAACTTGGGCATAAATATTGAGGACCTGACCAGCCGCGCCAAGGAACACCAAGGCCCCAAGCAAAGCCGTTGGTACGGTCAACAAAATGATGATTGGATCTGAGTAACTTTCATATTGCGCTGAAAGCACCAAGAACACCGCCAAAATACCGAGGGCAAAAATCACCACGGCCAAGGACCCAGCCTTCACCTCTTCTCTTGAAATACCAGTCCAATCAAATCCCAACCCCTGTAGATTGGCATCTTTGAAGATGGTCTTCATCGCTGTAATCGCCTGGCCAGAACTTTTGCCAACGGCGGGTGTTCCATCAATCTTGATCGAACGATAGAGATTGAAGTGAGGGATCACACTTGGGCCATTGGTGGGCTTCACAGTGAAAAACTCAGACAAGGGGATTTGTTCCCCTTTCATGCTCTTCACATAAACAGCCGAAAGTTGTTCAGGGGTGGCTCGGTTAACATCATCAGCCTGCACATAGACG
Protein-coding sequences here:
- a CDS encoding alpha-D-glucose phosphate-specific phosphoglucomutase yields the protein MTPSMPTEPTQRQVQLEAPFTDQKPGTSGLRKSSQQFEQPHYLESFIEASFRTLPGMKGGTLVLGGDGRYGNLRAIDVILRMGAAHGLQKVIVTTGGILSTPAASNLIRQRQAIGGIILSASHNPGGPDGDFGVKVNGANGGPTPASFTDAVYDCSKTLTGYSIVEAPAISLQAPGQHSIGEMQVEVIDGVDDFVALMRTLFDFESISALIRNDFPLAFDAMHAVTGPYAKKLLEEVLGAPAGSVRNGTPLEDFGGGHPDPNLTYAHELADLLMDGDAYQFGAACDGDGDRNMILGKRCFVNPSDSLAVLTANATLAPGYASGLAGVARSMPTSAAVDVVAKELGIKCFETPTGWKFFGNLLDAGDITLCGEESFGTGSNHVREKDGLWAVLFWLQILAKRRCSVAEIMSEHWNRYGRHYYSRHDYEAVASEGAHGLYDRLEAMLPNLIGQPFAGRTISAADNFSYTDPVDQSVTKGQGLRILLDDGSRVVLRLSGTGTKGATLRVYLESYVPTTGDLAQDPQVALGDMIQAINQLAEITERTGMERPTVIT
- a CDS encoding MFS transporter, producing MDWLKPLSVVRVVRLGVRLGLFQLSLGILGVLILGLLNRLLITEIGVSAALTALAFGAQQLMGFSRAWFGDRSDRIPPGRLRRTPFIVLSSLALSLLFGGAGWVVLQLARTMPSAEQPFFAAWMGLLTLISIAIGTAVAAGGTAFSALIVDLTTDRERPRVLSVVWGMRLLGVLLGTALVNRIFGAACGLEAGQAAVIAGLERLIVVTPLLLFGLGVLSVFGLERRDLPNQASESLEGGDQDVAGNSRDGRESLTLLQLLGRLRSIPQFGRFTGALCLFTFSMFLNDAVLEPYGAAVFDMSICATTALNAFLAVGFFVGLGLSGFQLVHRIGNIRTAQFGAVFASISLALMLLSAPWQSFECLYVSLTLFGVSLGICIHASFTLMFSFVEPGRVGLLLGIWGALYAYSRGFATISGGGLLTLFKTWNGGDMFGAYGGVFGLQMIGFLAAALLMRQLDVAGFRKNVQFSVGDVMQGVLD